Proteins encoded by one window of Chryseobacterium aquaeductus:
- a CDS encoding M23 family metallopeptidase: protein MYQGYNGTFSHQNENSLDFTMPEGTEIVAAREGLVIDVVQSNNKSCPTRSCASFGNYVSILHSDGTIAQYFHLQQNGAKVNIGDTVTKSQLIALSGNTGWSKGPHLHFVTYLPSATGDKNRITVKTLFRTGDGKKVEFLEEKKLYLKGY, encoded by the coding sequence ATGTATCAAGGCTATAACGGTACATTTTCTCACCAAAACGAAAACTCTTTAGATTTTACGATGCCCGAAGGAACAGAAATCGTTGCAGCAAGAGAAGGTTTGGTCATAGATGTTGTACAAAGCAATAATAAAAGTTGCCCAACCAGAAGCTGTGCATCTTTCGGAAATTATGTGTCGATTCTGCATTCAGACGGAACGATTGCTCAGTATTTTCATCTACAGCAAAACGGTGCAAAAGTAAACATCGGAGACACCGTCACAAAAAGTCAGCTTATCGCATTGAGCGGAAATACAGGTTGGAGCAAAGGACCGCATCTGCATTTTGTCACCTATCTTCCAAGTGCGACTGGTGATAAAAACAGGATTACCGTTAAGACTCTTTTCAGAACCGGAGACGGAAAAAAAGTGGAGTTTTTGGAGGAGAAGAAATTATATTTGAAGGGATATTAA
- a CDS encoding STM3941 family protein, with protein MRRKDIVPVVIPLSRMKMTLLFLGAVAIGVLGLILLIYEPESINHSNRFSWIMKPVPRFLAGFFCVMFSGFSAITMLFRLFNKKPGLIINEKGIYDNSTAVALGFISWKDITEVKKITVNHSSFILIVVRNPIDYLNKTTQWLKLRALKMNFRYYDTPICISAHSLQIKFDELYKLLVDNLDQSKRN; from the coding sequence ATGAGGCGTAAAGACATTGTTCCGGTAGTAATTCCATTAAGTAGAATGAAGATGACACTGCTATTTCTTGGGGCAGTTGCAATTGGTGTTCTTGGTTTAATCTTATTAATATATGAACCGGAATCTATTAATCATTCAAACAGATTTTCTTGGATAATGAAACCTGTTCCACGTTTTCTTGCAGGTTTTTTCTGTGTTATGTTTTCTGGTTTTTCAGCAATAACAATGTTGTTTAGATTGTTTAATAAAAAACCGGGACTAATTATCAACGAAAAAGGAATTTATGATAACTCAACTGCTGTTGCATTAGGTTTTATATCATGGAAAGATATTACAGAAGTTAAAAAAATAACTGTAAATCATAGCAGCTTTATCCTAATCGTTGTGCGAAATCCGATAGATTATCTTAATAAAACTACTCAATGGTTGAAGCTTAGAGCTCTCAAGATGAATTTCAGGTATTATGACACACCGATCTGTATATCAGCTCACTCATTACAGATAAAATTTGATGAGCTTTATAAATTGTTGGTTGATAATTTGGATCAATCTAAAAGAAATTAA
- a CDS encoding M1 family metallopeptidase, whose amino-acid sequence MKKSFAILFALILSQFQAQQNAYYQQAAQYKMDIDVNAEKFTYEGNQTLNYSNNSPDELNVVYFHLYWNAFKPNSMMDQRVAGQGKNGDSRLQKDGISRLASIPKDQEGAQNIHWIKQNGKDLKFEIQETVMKVYLNESLKPNSKTTFTMEWDAVIPQQIRRSGRNNREGVDMTMSQWYPKIAEYDYDGWATFDYVGREFHAPFADFDVTIKINKDYVVGAGGTLMNPTEVKGYDTSASIKADKNKATWKWNAKNMLDFAWAADRDYSVESFDVPQGPKVFFVYQKNDKTKVWSEARPYVTKYFQIMNSRFGKYAYPSYAFIQGGDGGMEYGMCTMILGESKEIEDLMGLMVHEGSHSWYQQMLATNEPLRPWIDEGFTSYAESIVMHQLFPPTDERPNPFVDKINAYRGIVQKGIEEPAVWLGDHHDNGTAYSFASYVKGELYLVQLGYIVGEQNLEKIMTEYFKEWSLKHPTDRDFLHIAQKVSGMDLKWFHHYWINTTKTIDYGIKDVKYDTKSTTITLLNNSQVPMPIDFSVMTTDKKIITYQIPMNMTHTWKQKDGYGDFTTEKYWPWTQKEYTLTIPYTKSQLSLLGIDFSQRMADVNPENNFVEVK is encoded by the coding sequence ATGAAAAAATCGTTTGCAATACTCTTTGCTTTGATCCTTTCACAATTTCAGGCACAGCAGAACGCTTATTATCAGCAGGCTGCCCAATATAAAATGGATATTGATGTCAATGCAGAAAAATTTACATATGAAGGAAATCAAACTCTTAATTATTCCAATAACTCTCCCGACGAACTCAATGTCGTTTATTTCCATTTGTACTGGAATGCCTTTAAACCCAATTCGATGATGGATCAAAGAGTTGCCGGACAGGGAAAAAACGGTGATTCGAGATTGCAAAAAGACGGAATTTCAAGATTAGCTTCTATTCCGAAAGATCAGGAAGGTGCACAAAATATTCACTGGATCAAACAAAATGGAAAAGACCTGAAGTTTGAAATTCAGGAGACGGTGATGAAGGTTTATTTAAATGAATCTTTAAAGCCTAATTCCAAAACTACTTTTACCATGGAGTGGGATGCTGTAATTCCACAACAAATCAGAAGAAGCGGAAGAAACAACCGCGAAGGTGTTGATATGACGATGTCTCAGTGGTATCCGAAAATTGCTGAATACGATTATGACGGTTGGGCAACTTTTGATTATGTAGGAAGAGAATTTCACGCACCTTTTGCAGATTTTGATGTAACCATTAAAATCAATAAAGATTATGTAGTAGGAGCGGGTGGAACACTTATGAATCCTACAGAAGTGAAAGGTTACGATACCTCAGCAAGTATTAAAGCCGATAAAAATAAAGCTACCTGGAAATGGAATGCCAAAAATATGCTCGACTTCGCTTGGGCTGCAGACAGAGATTATTCTGTTGAAAGCTTTGATGTTCCGCAAGGTCCGAAAGTGTTTTTCGTGTATCAGAAAAATGACAAAACTAAAGTTTGGAGTGAAGCGAGACCTTACGTAACGAAGTATTTCCAGATTATGAATTCCCGTTTCGGGAAATATGCTTATCCTTCCTACGCCTTTATACAAGGTGGTGATGGCGGTATGGAATACGGAATGTGTACAATGATTTTAGGTGAGTCAAAAGAGATTGAAGATTTGATGGGGCTGATGGTTCACGAAGGTTCTCATTCATGGTATCAGCAGATGCTGGCAACCAACGAACCTTTGAGACCCTGGATAGATGAAGGTTTTACAAGTTATGCCGAAAGCATCGTGATGCATCAGCTGTTTCCACCAACGGACGAGAGACCAAATCCTTTTGTGGATAAAATAAATGCTTATAGAGGAATTGTACAAAAAGGAATCGAAGAGCCTGCAGTTTGGTTGGGCGACCATCACGACAACGGTACGGCGTACAGTTTTGCTAGTTATGTGAAAGGTGAATTGTATCTGGTTCAGTTGGGTTACATTGTTGGAGAGCAGAATTTAGAAAAAATAATGACCGAATATTTCAAAGAATGGAGCCTGAAACATCCTACAGACAGAGATTTCCTTCATATCGCACAGAAGGTTTCGGGGATGGATCTGAAATGGTTTCATCATTATTGGATCAATACTACGAAAACCATTGATTACGGAATTAAAGATGTAAAATACGATACAAAATCTACAACGATCACTTTGTTGAATAACAGTCAGGTTCCGATGCCGATTGACTTTAGCGTAATGACAACCGATAAGAAAATCATTACTTACCAAATCCCGATGAATATGACCCACACATGGAAACAGAAAGATGGTTACGGTGATTTCACTACAGAAAAATATTGGCCTTGGACGCAAAAAGAATATACACTGACGATTCCTTACACAAAATCTCAACTGTCATTGTTGGGAATAGATTTTAGCCAGAGAATGGCAGATGTAAACCCTGAGAACAATTTTGTTGAAGTGAAGTAA
- a CDS encoding DinB family protein: MNTSSQLAKRFREVMLDGLWIANTNFKDQLSDVTWGQAITKIADLNTIAMLTFHIDYYIAGILNVFEGGELEIKDKFSFDLPPIESQEQWEELLSKLWRDSEKFAALLEQMSDSKMNEVFVDEKYGTYLRNIDGMIEHAYYHLGQIALIKKMILFKNK, encoded by the coding sequence ATGAATACATCCTCACAATTAGCAAAAAGATTCAGAGAAGTAATGCTCGATGGTTTGTGGATTGCCAATACCAATTTTAAAGATCAGCTTTCAGATGTCACTTGGGGACAGGCAATAACGAAGATTGCTGATTTAAATACCATCGCAATGCTGACTTTTCACATTGATTATTACATCGCAGGAATTCTCAATGTTTTTGAAGGTGGCGAACTGGAAATTAAAGACAAATTCAGTTTCGATCTTCCACCAATTGAATCTCAGGAGCAATGGGAAGAATTATTAAGTAAACTTTGGAGAGATTCTGAAAAGTTTGCAGCTTTATTAGAACAAATGTCTGATTCTAAAATGAATGAGGTTTTTGTGGATGAAAAATACGGAACGTATTTAAGAAATATCGATGGAATGATTGAACATGCTTATTATCACTTGGGACAGATTGCTTTGATTAAGAAAATGATCTTATTTAAAAACAAGTAG
- a CDS encoding DUF6909 family protein: MTNSRARETTEAIERLYISMRHLFYRGFFKPSGVSGESIRSLLKTINPEIYGTMSVPSKLELDGLMYVLDRLPEGIEECAFIHLTSDEGFDKGSFEPIVPKKRRRNCYRIDEHQMNIEVLLGRSEIYDILTHLTFLFIEADKIRNLAFIQDENWKPTRAFKIIEEVVKGEKKFSRREKEVALIHLSSLIGRTFDETLNAYNTFGDDENPDRLFKIIYHLGKVSLEDAKQSREREIYFSAILKERVGHHYFGEKWAHKVKEVLFENDLHMRSLHIISANMHSVKNMLYGNDALKKKDTKDVDYKLYGEISDKKDLRDKVSKYALEEGLLYINDKSGSNIDVQIIDLSKTNLKNTPFGHLNYGGDDVIMVFDYAFGEQAFEVMDELLRPFEQNDEVYMMKVKSVSIMGKAGILAGGKGDIMIPTSHIFEGTADNYPFENALKLNDFKDDELKAFEGPMITVLGTSLQNRDILQYFMNTSWKAIGLEMEGAHYQKAIQVASKIRHHIAPDLFVSYAYYASDNPLETGATLSSGGLGLTGVKPTYLITLRILEKILQSGKKEIPSKK, encoded by the coding sequence ATGACAAATTCTAGAGCAAGAGAAACCACCGAGGCAATTGAAAGACTATACATTTCTATGAGACACCTGTTTTATAGAGGTTTTTTCAAGCCAAGCGGAGTTTCCGGAGAAAGCATTAGAAGTTTGTTGAAAACGATCAATCCCGAAATTTACGGTACCATGAGCGTTCCAAGCAAGTTGGAGCTAGATGGTTTGATGTATGTTTTAGACAGACTTCCGGAAGGAATAGAAGAATGTGCTTTCATTCATCTTACATCAGACGAAGGTTTTGATAAAGGGAGTTTCGAGCCGATCGTTCCAAAAAAGAGAAGAAGAAACTGCTATCGTATCGATGAGCACCAGATGAATATCGAAGTTCTTTTGGGACGCTCAGAAATCTATGATATTCTTACCCACTTAACGTTCTTATTTATAGAAGCAGACAAAATTCGTAATCTCGCATTTATTCAGGACGAAAACTGGAAGCCGACGCGTGCTTTCAAAATCATTGAAGAAGTAGTAAAAGGCGAAAAAAAATTTAGCAGAAGAGAAAAAGAAGTTGCGTTGATTCATCTTTCTTCTTTAATAGGAAGAACTTTTGATGAAACTTTAAATGCCTATAATACGTTTGGCGATGATGAAAACCCCGACAGATTATTCAAGATCATTTACCATTTAGGAAAAGTGAGTCTCGAAGACGCTAAGCAAAGCCGTGAGAGAGAAATTTATTTCAGTGCAATATTAAAGGAAAGAGTGGGACATCACTATTTCGGTGAAAAATGGGCTCACAAAGTGAAAGAAGTTTTATTTGAAAACGATCTTCACATGCGCTCGCTTCATATTATTTCGGCAAATATGCATTCTGTAAAAAATATGCTGTACGGAAATGATGCTTTAAAGAAAAAAGATACTAAAGACGTTGATTACAAATTGTATGGTGAAATTTCAGATAAGAAAGATCTTCGCGACAAGGTTTCAAAATACGCTTTGGAAGAAGGTTTACTTTATATCAATGATAAAAGCGGAAGTAATATCGACGTTCAGATCATCGATTTGAGCAAAACGAATCTTAAAAACACACCTTTCGGACACTTAAATTACGGTGGAGACGATGTCATCATGGTTTTCGATTATGCATTTGGCGAACAGGCTTTTGAGGTAATGGACGAATTGCTGAGACCTTTCGAGCAAAATGATGAAGTGTATATGATGAAGGTAAAATCTGTTTCGATTATGGGGAAAGCCGGAATTCTTGCAGGTGGGAAAGGTGACATTATGATCCCAACTTCCCACATCTTTGAAGGAACTGCAGATAATTATCCTTTTGAAAATGCTTTAAAACTGAATGATTTTAAAGATGATGAATTAAAAGCTTTTGAAGGACCGATGATTACCGTTTTAGGAACTTCTCTTCAAAATAGAGATATTCTCCAATATTTTATGAATACTTCGTGGAAGGCGATCGGACTTGAAATGGAAGGTGCACATTACCAAAAAGCAATTCAGGTGGCTTCTAAAATCAGACATCACATTGCGCCGGATCTTTTTGTCAGTTACGCTTACTATGCTTCAGATAATCCTTTGGAAACAGGAGCTACACTTTCGTCGGGTGGATTAGGATTGACAGGTGTAAAACCAACGTATCTGATTACTTTAAGAATTCTCGAAAAAATCTTACAAAGCGGAAAGAAAGAAATTCCTTCTAAAAAGTAA
- a CDS encoding glutamine synthetase III family protein yields the protein MSTLRFKALETLPFKDFRKDNSVEIPAKLSELFCENVFSENTMREYLTKEAFQSIMDAIKKGSKIQRLIADQVAVAMKDWAMSKGVTHYTHWFQPLTGSTAEKHDSFFTPIEGGRAIERFSGGMLIQQEPDASSFPNGGIRNTFEARGYTAWDPTSPAFIMGTTLCIPSIFISYTGETLDYKAPLLRALNAVDEAATNVMQYFDKNVTKVTPTLGWEQEYFLVDSALYQSRPDLVLTGKTLLGHSPAKGQQLDDHYFGSIPTRVMNFMKELEVECMKLGIPVTTRHNEVAPNQFELAPMFEEVNVAVDHNSLLMDVMARIAHRHHFHILFHEKPFAGVNGSGKHNNWSLATDTGENLLSPGKNPKKNLQFLTFFVNTIKAVHEYADLLRASIASASNDHRLGANEAPPAIISVFIGSQLFRVLEELEKVTEGKLSPDEKTDLKLNVVGKIPEILLDNTDRNRTSPFAFTGNKFEIRAVGSSANCAESMTVMNTIAAKQLSDFKKEVDALIETGLKKDEAIFNILREYIKQCKNIMFEGDGYSDDWAVEAEKRGLNNWKTTPEALKQEMNQKFLDLYEEVGIFNHREVEARNEIKLEKYSTVIDIEARVLSDIARNHIIPSALNYQNRLIENVKGLKDIFDEKEFKKLAKEQISLITNISENISIIKLGVENLMKARETAKAVSESQTQAEDYCNKVKPLFDVIRDASDDLEMMVDDELWPMTKYREMLFTR from the coding sequence ATGTCAACTTTAAGATTTAAAGCTTTAGAAACTTTACCATTCAAGGACTTTAGAAAAGATAATTCGGTAGAAATTCCTGCTAAATTATCAGAATTGTTTTGTGAAAATGTATTCTCTGAAAACACAATGAGAGAATATTTAACAAAAGAGGCATTCCAATCTATCATGGATGCTATTAAGAAAGGTAGTAAAATCCAGAGATTAATTGCAGATCAGGTAGCTGTCGCTATGAAAGATTGGGCAATGAGCAAAGGCGTTACTCATTACACGCACTGGTTTCAGCCGTTAACTGGAAGCACTGCAGAAAAGCATGATTCATTTTTCACACCAATTGAAGGTGGAAGAGCAATCGAAAGATTCAGCGGCGGAATGTTGATTCAGCAAGAGCCTGATGCATCTTCTTTCCCGAACGGAGGAATCAGAAATACCTTTGAAGCAAGAGGTTATACAGCTTGGGATCCTACATCTCCTGCTTTTATTATGGGAACTACTTTATGTATTCCTTCTATTTTTATCTCTTATACAGGAGAAACTTTAGATTACAAAGCGCCTTTATTGAGAGCTTTGAATGCCGTAGACGAAGCTGCAACCAACGTAATGCAGTATTTCGACAAAAATGTAACGAAAGTAACTCCTACTTTAGGTTGGGAGCAAGAATATTTCTTGGTTGATTCAGCATTGTATCAATCTCGTCCGGATTTGGTCTTGACAGGTAAAACTTTATTAGGACATTCTCCTGCAAAAGGACAACAGTTGGACGACCACTATTTCGGTTCAATTCCTACAAGAGTCATGAATTTCATGAAAGAATTGGAAGTTGAATGTATGAAATTGGGAATCCCAGTTACGACAAGACACAACGAAGTTGCTCCAAACCAATTTGAGCTTGCTCCTATGTTTGAAGAAGTAAATGTTGCGGTTGACCACAACTCTTTGTTGATGGACGTAATGGCAAGAATTGCTCACAGACACCATTTCCATATTCTATTCCACGAAAAACCATTTGCTGGAGTAAACGGAAGCGGAAAGCACAACAACTGGTCTTTGGCAACTGATACAGGTGAAAACCTTTTGAGCCCGGGAAAAAACCCTAAGAAAAACCTGCAGTTCTTAACGTTCTTCGTGAATACCATTAAAGCAGTTCACGAATATGCAGATCTTTTAAGAGCAAGTATCGCTTCTGCAAGTAATGATCACAGATTGGGTGCAAACGAAGCTCCACCTGCAATTATTTCTGTATTTATCGGAAGTCAGTTGTTCAGAGTTTTGGAAGAGCTTGAAAAAGTAACGGAAGGAAAACTTTCACCAGACGAAAAAACAGATTTAAAACTAAATGTTGTTGGAAAAATTCCTGAAATCTTGTTGGATAATACTGACAGAAACAGAACTTCTCCTTTCGCATTTACAGGAAATAAATTCGAAATCAGAGCGGTAGGATCTTCTGCAAACTGTGCAGAATCTATGACTGTAATGAATACGATTGCTGCAAAACAATTAAGCGATTTCAAAAAAGAAGTTGATGCTTTAATTGAAACAGGTCTTAAGAAAGATGAAGCGATCTTCAATATTTTAAGAGAATACATCAAACAGTGTAAAAACATTATGTTTGAAGGTGACGGATATTCTGATGACTGGGCTGTTGAAGCTGAAAAAAGAGGATTAAACAACTGGAAAACTACTCCTGAAGCTTTGAAGCAGGAGATGAATCAAAAATTCCTTGATCTTTACGAAGAAGTAGGAATTTTCAACCACAGAGAAGTTGAGGCAAGAAACGAAATCAAACTAGAAAAATACTCTACAGTTATCGATATCGAAGCTAGAGTTTTGAGTGACATCGCAAGAAACCACATTATTCCTTCTGCCTTAAATTATCAAAACAGATTGATTGAAAACGTGAAAGGTCTTAAAGACATTTTTGACGAGAAAGAATTTAAGAAATTGGCAAAAGAGCAAATCAGCTTAATTACCAATATTTCTGAGAATATTTCTATAATCAAATTGGGAGTTGAAAATTTAATGAAAGCCAGAGAAACCGCAAAAGCAGTATCTGAAAGCCAAACACAAGCAGAAGATTATTGTAACAAAGTAAAGCCATTGTTTGATGTGATCAGAGATGCATCAGATGATCTTGAAATGATGGTGGATGATGAGCTTTGGCCAATGACGAAATACAGAGAAATGTTATTTACAAGATAA
- a CDS encoding C40 family peptidase, whose product MKKRVLFYLVAFVSTISLQSCVTNYVVSKPATYTKEYKTDAKLTAIDTKMENDKKLLINSFISEKAVAISNAKNSLKNSEIAKAIKHNKTIDNILTEAQTYLGTPYRYGGMTRNGIDCSAFVLSVFGAAAGLTLPRVAASQAQEGEAIDKENLQKGDLIFFSHGRRISHVGIVESVTEEGEIKFIHAATSKGVMISSLNDSYWGPKFRFAKRVINENGDNYNNLAATSF is encoded by the coding sequence ATGAAGAAAAGAGTTTTGTTTTATTTAGTTGCTTTCGTTTCTACAATATCACTACAATCATGCGTTACTAATTACGTAGTTTCAAAACCGGCAACTTACACTAAAGAATACAAAACAGATGCCAAACTCACAGCCATTGATACTAAAATGGAAAATGATAAAAAGTTGTTAATCAACTCTTTTATCTCTGAAAAAGCAGTGGCAATCTCAAACGCAAAAAATTCTTTAAAAAATTCTGAAATCGCAAAAGCGATTAAACATAATAAGACAATTGATAATATCTTAACAGAAGCTCAGACTTACCTTGGAACTCCTTACAGATACGGAGGAATGACAAGAAATGGTATTGACTGTTCAGCATTTGTATTATCAGTTTTCGGAGCAGCAGCAGGACTTACTTTACCAAGAGTTGCAGCATCTCAGGCTCAGGAAGGAGAAGCTATCGACAAAGAAAATCTTCAGAAAGGCGACTTGATCTTCTTTTCTCACGGCAGAAGAATTTCTCATGTAGGAATTGTAGAAAGCGTAACTGAAGAAGGAGAAATCAAATTCATCCACGCAGCTACTTCAAAAGGTGTAATGATCTCTTCACTGAACGATTCTTATTGGGGACCAAAATTCAGGTTTGCAAAAAGAGTGATCAATGAAAACGGAGACAACTACAACAACTTAGCAGCTACTAGTTTTTAG
- a CDS encoding pentapeptide repeat-containing protein: MTEVYVLDQTYTQLNFAESPLQIGEYESCTFENCNLEYADLSQFKLTNCEFIDCNLSMTKLIGTAFRDVIFKDCKMFGMHFDDCNEFGMSFRFEGCALNNSVFYKTTIKRTSFKNCKLIETDFAECDLSGSVFSNCDFSGATFEKTNLEKTDFRTSFNYTINPESNNLKKAKFSLSEIHGLLRRFDIEVDKSS; encoded by the coding sequence ATGACCGAAGTTTACGTCTTAGATCAAACTTATACTCAGTTAAATTTTGCTGAATCACCTTTGCAAATTGGCGAATACGAAAGTTGCACATTTGAAAATTGTAATTTAGAATATGCAGATCTCTCGCAATTTAAATTGACCAACTGCGAATTCATCGATTGCAATTTGAGCATGACCAAATTAATTGGAACAGCTTTTCGTGATGTGATTTTCAAAGACTGCAAAATGTTTGGAATGCATTTCGACGATTGTAACGAGTTTGGGATGTCTTTCAGATTTGAAGGATGTGCTTTAAATAATTCTGTATTCTACAAAACTACTATTAAAAGAACATCATTTAAAAATTGTAAGCTGATTGAAACAGATTTTGCTGAATGTGATCTGTCCGGTTCCGTATTTTCAAACTGCGATTTCAGTGGTGCTACATTCGAAAAAACCAATCTGGAAAAGACGGATTTCAGAACTTCTTTTAATTACACCATAAATCCTGAATCTAATAATCTTAAGAAGGCTAAATTTTCACTTTCAGAAATTCACGGGCTCTTACGTCGATTTGATATAGAAGTTGATAAAAGCAGTTGA
- the rodA gene encoding rod shape-determining protein RodA, with product MKWTEGIDKLGLGLYFMLCIFAIANIYSVDEGLGKKQFIFFGISLFVGLIIFFSRSKFFENMSGIIYIGGVVMLAGLHVFGTEILGQKNWYKFGGFTMQPVEFAKIGVALMLANYVSGSEFNLKNRKSLLTTLAIVGIPAVVVLSIPDVGSLLVFTAFFIALYREGLSGWLFGVGFLFAAVFLLSLAIDPIYIAIAILVISGILIFLNYYKMSWNIISISSIAGSIILLCGLAFATPYVLEKMPKHQRERIEVLYKGEKAFRDTSGYNLLYSKTAIGSGGMFGKGYRQGSVTQGKFVPEQETDYIFCTVGEEWGFVGSSILVLCYMVFIGRIYYLAEQQKSTFNRVFGYSFASILLMHFSINLGMVMGLFPTVGIPLPYFSYGGSSLLAFSMMTFIFFKLNYTDKNSLV from the coding sequence ATGAAGTGGACAGAAGGAATAGATAAATTGGGTCTTGGCTTGTATTTCATGCTTTGCATTTTCGCCATTGCCAATATTTACAGCGTTGATGAAGGTTTAGGTAAAAAACAATTCATTTTTTTCGGAATTTCTTTATTTGTTGGTTTGATTATTTTTTTCAGCCGAAGCAAGTTTTTCGAAAATATGTCGGGTATTATCTACATTGGTGGTGTTGTAATGCTTGCAGGTCTTCATGTCTTCGGAACAGAAATTCTCGGTCAGAAAAACTGGTACAAATTTGGTGGATTTACCATGCAGCCGGTAGAATTTGCAAAAATTGGCGTGGCGCTCATGTTGGCTAATTATGTTTCAGGATCAGAATTTAATTTAAAAAACAGAAAATCCCTTTTAACAACTTTGGCAATTGTAGGAATTCCTGCGGTAGTTGTGCTTTCAATTCCCGATGTAGGATCTTTGTTGGTTTTTACAGCGTTTTTTATTGCGTTATACAGAGAAGGTTTGAGCGGCTGGTTGTTTGGTGTCGGCTTTCTTTTTGCGGCAGTATTTTTACTTTCGTTGGCGATTGATCCTATTTATATAGCGATCGCAATTCTCGTCATTTCCGGAATACTTATATTTTTGAATTATTATAAAATGAGCTGGAATATTATTTCTATCTCAAGTATTGCAGGTTCAATTATTCTTCTGTGCGGACTAGCTTTTGCAACACCTTACGTTCTAGAAAAAATGCCAAAACATCAGCGAGAGAGAATTGAGGTTTTGTATAAAGGTGAGAAAGCTTTCAGGGATACTTCAGGATACAATTTGCTTTATTCTAAAACTGCCATCGGTTCTGGTGGAATGTTCGGAAAAGGATATCGTCAAGGCTCTGTGACTCAAGGAAAATTCGTTCCCGAGCAGGAAACTGATTACATTTTTTGTACTGTAGGAGAAGAATGGGGTTTTGTAGGAAGTTCCATTTTGGTCTTGTGCTACATGGTTTTCATCGGCAGAATATATTATCTCGCAGAACAGCAGAAGTCAACCTTTAACAGGGTTTTCGGTTATTCATTTGCTTCGATTCTTTTAATGCACTTTTCCATCAATTTAGGGATGGTTATGGGGTTGTTTCCTACCGTTGGGATTCCGTTGCCGTATTTCAGTTATGGTGGAAGTTCTTTGTTGGCATTTTCTATGATGACTTTTATTTTCTTTAAATTGAATTACACTGATAAAAACAGCTTGGTGTAG